A part of Microbacterium terregens genomic DNA contains:
- a CDS encoding ABC transporter permease yields MIRYTLTRLALLLLGLLVASVLIFLTLRVLPGDIAQLIAGTNSTPEQIEGIRERLGLNQPLPAQYLEWIGGVFRGDLGSSLLTGSSVTAELAEKAQVTVPLGILSLTIALLFSLPFGVISAMRRGRADGTALSVGAQALAAVPVVWAGMMLVVVFAVWLGWLPAQGFPRAGWQDPAAALRSLLLPALTIGIVEGAMLMRFVRSATMQAIGQDYVRTAAAKGLTRNAALIRHGLPNVGLSVVTVLGLQVAGIIVGAVVIEQLFTLPGVGRMLVADVSARDLPKVQGELLVLTGFVLVIGFLVDLVHRLLDPRQREAT; encoded by the coding sequence GTGATCCGCTACACGCTGACGCGGTTGGCCCTGCTCCTGCTCGGTCTTCTCGTCGCCAGCGTGCTGATCTTCCTCACCCTCCGCGTGCTTCCGGGAGACATCGCGCAGCTCATCGCCGGCACCAACAGCACGCCGGAGCAGATCGAAGGAATCCGGGAGCGGCTCGGCCTGAACCAGCCTCTTCCGGCCCAGTATCTGGAATGGATCGGCGGAGTGTTCCGCGGTGATCTGGGCTCCTCTCTGCTGACCGGTTCCAGCGTGACGGCGGAGCTGGCCGAGAAGGCGCAGGTCACCGTGCCGCTCGGCATCCTGTCGCTCACGATCGCGCTGCTGTTCAGCCTCCCGTTCGGCGTCATCTCCGCGATGCGTCGCGGCCGCGCAGACGGCACCGCGCTGAGCGTGGGCGCGCAGGCGCTGGCCGCCGTCCCGGTCGTGTGGGCGGGCATGATGCTCGTGGTCGTCTTCGCGGTGTGGCTCGGCTGGCTGCCCGCACAGGGCTTCCCCCGCGCCGGCTGGCAGGATCCCGCCGCGGCACTGCGCTCGCTCCTCCTGCCGGCGCTGACGATCGGCATCGTCGAGGGGGCGATGCTGATGCGGTTCGTGCGCAGCGCGACGATGCAGGCGATCGGTCAGGATTACGTCCGCACCGCCGCCGCGAAGGGGCTGACCCGCAACGCCGCCCTCATCCGGCACGGGCTGCCGAATGTCGGGCTCTCCGTCGTCACGGTGCTGGGACTTCAAGTGGCCGGGATCATCGTCGGCGCGGTCGTCATCGAGCAGCTCTTCACGCTGCCCGGAGTGGGCCGGATGCTGGTGGCCGATGTCAGCGCGCGCGACCTGCCGAAGGTGCAGGGCGAGCTGCTCGTCCTGACGGGGTTCGTCCTGGTCATCGGCTTCCTCGTCGATCTGGTCCACCGCCTCCTGGACCCGCGGCAGCGGGAGGCGACGTGA
- a CDS encoding ABC transporter substrate-binding protein: protein MLRRTTLAATALLAAGALLLSACTGGGATPEPTTTSAPDPDASAVIRLVLEPGNLDIRETAGAALDQILVDNIYQGLIARTAEQDIVPSLAEEWDVSPDGLTYTFTLREDVTFHDGQALTPQDVVWTLTTRKNTPEWSDSARLANVASIVAEGQNVVLTLTAPDSGLLWNLTGRAGLILKEGDTVDYQTKANGTGPFTLANWRQGDSITFARNEAYWGDKAQVAEVVFDYIPDNQAALNAALAGEVDAVTGFDANLKEQVEATGAFSLVTGASTDKGTLAFNQTSGPLADKRVRQAIRQAIDHDAFVDALASGETLFGPIPSLDPGYEDLADTAPFDPDAARDLLAEAGAEDITLELTIPSFYSTTIPQILVSNLNEVGITLRVNSVDFPTWLNDVYINKDYDLSFVLHTEARDFENWANPDYYFTYDNPEVQALFAQSLASTDEGDAADLLADAARIVSEDAAADWLYNGASVVAVGTNITGMPSVNVNERLNLAELAKSNG from the coding sequence ATGCTTCGCCGCACCACCCTTGCCGCCACCGCCCTTCTTGCCGCGGGAGCACTGCTGCTCTCGGCGTGCACCGGCGGCGGTGCGACGCCGGAGCCGACGACCACCAGTGCGCCGGACCCGGACGCGTCCGCGGTGATCCGTCTGGTGCTCGAACCGGGCAACCTGGACATCCGCGAGACCGCCGGTGCCGCGCTGGATCAGATCCTGGTGGACAACATCTACCAGGGGCTGATCGCGCGCACGGCCGAGCAGGACATCGTGCCGTCGCTGGCCGAGGAGTGGGATGTCTCGCCGGACGGGCTGACCTACACCTTCACGCTGCGTGAGGACGTCACCTTCCACGACGGGCAGGCGCTGACCCCGCAGGATGTGGTGTGGACGCTGACCACGCGCAAGAACACGCCGGAGTGGAGCGACTCGGCCCGGCTGGCGAACGTGGCCTCGATCGTCGCGGAGGGCCAGAACGTCGTGCTGACCCTGACCGCGCCGGATTCCGGCCTGCTGTGGAACCTCACCGGCCGGGCCGGTCTCATCCTCAAGGAGGGCGACACCGTCGACTACCAGACCAAGGCCAACGGCACCGGCCCCTTCACGCTCGCGAACTGGCGTCAGGGCGACAGCATCACCTTCGCCCGCAACGAGGCGTACTGGGGTGACAAGGCGCAGGTCGCCGAGGTCGTCTTCGATTACATCCCCGACAACCAGGCCGCGCTGAACGCGGCGCTGGCCGGCGAGGTCGACGCGGTGACCGGGTTCGACGCGAACCTGAAGGAGCAGGTCGAGGCGACCGGGGCGTTCTCGCTCGTGACCGGTGCGTCCACCGACAAGGGCACCCTGGCGTTCAACCAGACCTCCGGGCCCCTAGCCGATAAGCGCGTCCGGCAGGCGATCCGTCAGGCGATCGACCACGACGCGTTCGTGGACGCCCTCGCCTCCGGCGAGACCCTGTTCGGGCCGATCCCGTCGCTGGATCCCGGCTACGAGGACCTCGCCGATACCGCCCCGTTCGATCCGGATGCAGCGCGCGACCTGCTGGCCGAGGCCGGCGCCGAGGACATCACCCTGGAGCTGACGATCCCCAGCTTCTACTCCACCACCATCCCGCAGATCCTCGTCTCGAACCTGAACGAGGTCGGCATCACCCTGCGGGTGAACTCGGTCGATTTCCCGACCTGGCTCAACGACGTCTACATCAACAAGGACTACGACCTCAGCTTCGTGCTGCACACCGAGGCGCGCGACTTCGAGAACTGGGCCAACCCGGACTACTACTTCACTTACGACAACCCCGAGGTGCAGGCCCTGTTCGCGCAGTCCCTGGCCTCCACCGACGAAGGCGACGCCGCCGACCTGCTCGCGGACGCCGCACGGATCGTCTCCGAAGACGCCGCCGCCGACTGGCTCTACAACGGCGCGTCCGTCGTGGCCGTGGGCACTAACATCACGGGTATGCCGTCGGTCAACGTCAACGAGCGCCTCAACCTCGCAGAGCTCGCCAAGAGCAACGGGTGA
- a CDS encoding alpha/beta hydrolase has protein sequence MSEPTDEFSFLPEQAADAGIVGPIPRGERIALTLADGRILSALRYGDAPPVVTFLHGAGLNAHTWDTTILALGLPALAIDLPGHGDSSWRDDFAYTGRVLAPDIVTGIEAWTDRPQILVGHSLGGLTAAAVAASRPDLVRHLVIIDITPGVDPNAGPSQIRDFFAGPTDWASRDELVDRAMAFGLGGTRRAAERGVHFNSRVRADGRVEWKHHFAHLAAAMASAPQGPQPARPDAVSAVLGETGWDDLSEVRAPITLLRGDRGYVTDADAAAFADRVPAASVIVLPSGHNLQEETPVELAARLRTVVGKG, from the coding sequence GTGAGCGAACCGACCGACGAGTTCTCCTTCCTGCCCGAACAGGCCGCCGACGCCGGGATCGTGGGACCTATCCCCCGCGGCGAGCGGATCGCGCTGACCCTCGCAGACGGCCGCATCCTGAGCGCTCTGCGCTACGGCGACGCGCCTCCCGTGGTGACCTTCCTGCACGGCGCCGGGCTCAACGCGCATACGTGGGACACGACGATCCTCGCGCTGGGGCTGCCGGCTCTCGCAATCGACCTGCCCGGCCACGGGGACTCTTCCTGGCGGGACGACTTCGCCTACACGGGTCGGGTCCTCGCGCCGGACATCGTCACCGGCATCGAGGCCTGGACCGACCGTCCGCAGATCCTCGTCGGCCACTCGCTCGGAGGGCTGACGGCAGCGGCGGTCGCGGCATCCCGCCCGGATCTGGTCAGGCACCTCGTGATCATCGACATCACACCGGGCGTGGACCCGAACGCGGGGCCCAGCCAGATCCGCGACTTCTTCGCCGGACCCACCGACTGGGCATCACGGGACGAGCTGGTCGACCGCGCGATGGCGTTCGGCCTCGGCGGCACGCGACGGGCCGCCGAGCGCGGTGTCCACTTCAACTCCCGGGTTCGAGCCGACGGGCGCGTCGAGTGGAAACACCACTTCGCGCACCTCGCGGCGGCGATGGCGAGTGCGCCTCAGGGGCCCCAGCCCGCCCGGCCGGATGCCGTCTCGGCGGTGCTCGGGGAGACCGGCTGGGACGACCTGTCGGAGGTCCGCGCGCCGATCACGCTCCTGCGCGGCGACCGAGGCTACGTCACCGACGCGGACGCCGCCGCGTTCGCGGACCGGGTGCCCGCGGCATCCGTCATCGTCCTGCCCTCGGGGCACAATCTGCAGGAGGAGACGCCGGTCGAACTGGCCGCGCGCCTGCGGACCGTCGTCGGGAAGGGTTAA
- a CDS encoding carboxymuconolactone decarboxylase family protein, translating into MSELARVHLSKSAPDAYKTLSAFSKTVGGIADEAGIDARLKELVQIHVSQLNGCAYCVRVHLERAEKAGVTADTIAQLPVWRESGVFSDRERAGLELAESFTFVSEEGIADEVYNRVGGILTESEYVGLSWILVSINAFNRIAIAGRYSVPSREDMAGEDRDAASGAAW; encoded by the coding sequence ATGAGCGAATTGGCGCGCGTGCACCTCTCGAAGTCGGCACCCGATGCGTATAAGACGCTGTCCGCGTTCTCCAAGACGGTCGGCGGGATCGCCGATGAGGCGGGGATCGATGCGCGCCTGAAGGAGCTCGTGCAGATCCACGTGTCGCAGCTGAACGGATGCGCGTACTGCGTGCGCGTGCACCTCGAACGGGCCGAGAAGGCCGGCGTGACCGCCGACACGATCGCCCAGCTGCCCGTGTGGCGCGAATCCGGTGTGTTCTCGGACCGTGAGCGGGCCGGTCTCGAACTCGCCGAGTCGTTCACCTTCGTGTCGGAGGAGGGCATCGCCGACGAGGTCTACAACCGGGTCGGCGGCATCCTGACCGAGAGCGAGTACGTCGGACTGAGCTGGATCCTCGTCTCGATCAACGCCTTCAACCGCATCGCCATCGCGGGGCGGTACAGCGTCCCGTCGCGCGAGGACATGGCGGGGGAGGACCGCGACGCCGCTTCGGGCGCGGCCTGGTGA
- a CDS encoding tyrosine-protein phosphatase, translated as MNRPADPVVRGAVNFRDVGGLAAGPARTRSGVLYRSGNLAGLEDDGVVALGGLGIRRIIDLRADDEVVHAPSRVAGLSLQTQRVPLFLGSVASMFEEDISLDEMYRRLVEASSAGVVDVVRGIVADQPVLVHCTVGKDRTGVTVALALAAAGVDEDAIVADYARTEDLLPEWRNRHVVELLRRMHPEAVHLEDLATRSPAPVMRTLLSGVVARYGSAAEYLVAHGLPEDEVTELRRVLLRGD; from the coding sequence GTGAACCGTCCCGCTGACCCCGTCGTGCGTGGCGCCGTCAACTTCCGGGACGTCGGCGGACTCGCTGCGGGGCCCGCTCGCACCCGGTCCGGCGTGCTGTACCGCTCGGGTAATCTGGCCGGGCTCGAAGACGATGGCGTGGTCGCGCTGGGGGGACTCGGCATCCGTCGCATCATCGATCTGCGCGCGGATGATGAGGTCGTCCACGCGCCGAGCCGGGTCGCGGGCCTGTCCCTGCAGACGCAGCGCGTTCCGCTGTTCCTCGGCTCGGTGGCTTCGATGTTCGAAGAGGACATCTCTCTGGACGAGATGTACCGCCGGCTGGTCGAGGCCTCCTCGGCGGGCGTCGTGGATGTGGTGCGGGGGATCGTCGCCGATCAGCCGGTGCTGGTGCATTGCACGGTCGGCAAGGATCGGACCGGCGTGACCGTGGCGCTCGCTCTGGCCGCCGCCGGCGTCGATGAGGACGCGATCGTCGCGGACTACGCGCGCACCGAGGACCTGCTGCCGGAGTGGCGCAACCGCCACGTCGTCGAGCTGCTGCGGCGCATGCACCCCGAAGCCGTCCACCTCGAGGACCTCGCCACGCGCTCACCGGCGCCGGTGATGCGGACGTTGCTGTCAGGGGTCGTCGCGCGGTACGGGTCTGCGGCGGAATACCTTGTGGCGCATGGCCTGCCCGAGGACGAGGTGACCGAGCTGCGCCGCGTCCTCCTGCGGGGGGACTGA
- a CDS encoding SIP domain-containing protein gives MTSSTEHNAAACRASRHTRVQHLITADESSLAELEALLATLPICSTGRVFIEVPDASWFGGDGQDDLHVPSRMVVTWLDRAARTGAPGTGRTCAPGQALVRAVTAWADEMLCADDDHTRIFLLGGYLGTADIVDHLTARSGVAADAIHTPERFGLATAR, from the coding sequence ATGACCTCCAGCACCGAGCACAACGCCGCCGCCTGCCGCGCCTCGCGGCACACGCGCGTCCAGCACTTGATCACGGCGGACGAATCCTCGCTCGCCGAGCTCGAGGCGTTGCTTGCGACCCTGCCGATCTGCTCGACCGGCCGTGTGTTCATCGAGGTGCCGGATGCGTCCTGGTTCGGGGGCGATGGGCAGGACGACCTGCACGTCCCGAGCCGGATGGTGGTGACATGGCTGGACCGCGCGGCCCGCACCGGCGCCCCGGGCACGGGCCGGACCTGCGCTCCGGGTCAGGCGCTGGTGCGCGCGGTGACCGCGTGGGCGGACGAGATGCTCTGCGCCGACGACGACCACACCCGGATCTTCCTGCTGGGCGGATACCTCGGCACCGCCGACATCGTCGACCACCTCACCGCCCGCAGTGGCGTCGCGGCCGATGCGATCCACACGCCGGAGCGATTCGGGCTCGCCACCGCGCGCTGA
- a CDS encoding Fe-S oxidoreductase encodes MSPIPSPPTGWRAEADRAVERGARLDRFLPFLDSPVSHAGYVYGTVVGWIWGSMWSTGRIERRAGLWVFRGLPRWAYRRGGVCVGGCYLTGAEPVTDRVLAHEAVHARQWRRYGFLMPVLYLLAGRNPLRNRFEIEAGLEDGNYVPRSRSPRRGDLTSSGSALA; translated from the coding sequence GTGAGTCCGATCCCGAGTCCTCCGACCGGATGGCGTGCGGAAGCGGATCGCGCCGTCGAGCGCGGCGCTCGTCTGGACCGGTTTCTGCCGTTCCTCGACTCCCCCGTCAGCCACGCCGGATACGTGTACGGGACAGTCGTCGGCTGGATCTGGGGATCGATGTGGAGCACCGGACGCATCGAGCGGCGCGCGGGCCTGTGGGTCTTCCGGGGGCTGCCCCGCTGGGCGTACCGTCGCGGCGGCGTGTGCGTGGGCGGGTGCTACCTGACCGGCGCGGAGCCGGTCACCGACCGCGTCCTCGCCCACGAAGCCGTCCATGCGCGCCAGTGGCGCCGGTACGGATTCCTGATGCCCGTGCTGTATCTGCTGGCCGGGCGCAACCCGCTGCGCAACCGGTTCGAGATCGAAGCCGGGCTGGAAGACGGCAACTATGTGCCGCGATCCAGGTCGCCGCGCAGGGGCGATCTCACGTCGTCCGGGAGCGCGCTCGCTTAG
- a CDS encoding arginase family protein — protein sequence MARFVIVPQWQGSPSSRAMQLIDGAQAIAGDLPRASSTTIEVPMEAGEPIGTGVHRYSTLRRTRDLVDLELAPLSEPVMLIGGDCGIAVGGVGHAARRHPELAVVWLDAHPDLHSPDSSPSGAFSGMALRAILGEGADGLGLASGDVPATRVVLAGARAYEPAEEDAVSELALRTLDAAALSEHGALADAVTATGATSVYIHVDLDVLDPAAMGGVTASVPFGVSLADLLGSIAQVRAALPLAGSSITGFAPPSPAAAVEDLGTILRIVGALA from the coding sequence ATGGCCCGATTCGTGATCGTCCCGCAGTGGCAGGGATCGCCCTCCTCCCGCGCGATGCAGCTCATCGACGGCGCGCAGGCGATCGCCGGCGATCTGCCCCGCGCATCCTCGACCACGATCGAGGTCCCCATGGAGGCGGGCGAGCCCATCGGCACCGGCGTGCATCGTTACAGCACCCTGCGTCGCACGCGGGATCTGGTCGATCTCGAACTGGCCCCGCTGTCCGAGCCGGTCATGCTCATCGGCGGGGACTGCGGCATCGCCGTCGGAGGGGTCGGCCACGCCGCGCGGCGGCATCCCGAGCTGGCCGTGGTGTGGCTTGATGCCCACCCCGATCTGCATTCCCCCGACTCGTCGCCCTCCGGGGCGTTCAGTGGCATGGCGCTGCGCGCGATCCTGGGCGAGGGGGCCGATGGCCTCGGCCTCGCATCCGGCGATGTACCGGCCACCCGCGTCGTGCTCGCGGGCGCGCGTGCATACGAACCCGCTGAGGAGGATGCCGTCTCCGAACTCGCACTGCGCACCCTGGACGCTGCGGCCCTGAGTGAGCACGGCGCCCTCGCCGACGCCGTGACGGCGACCGGGGCGACGTCCGTCTACATCCACGTCGACCTGGACGTGCTGGACCCGGCGGCGATGGGCGGCGTGACAGCGTCCGTGCCATTCGGCGTCTCCCTCGCCGACCTGCTCGGCTCGATCGCCCAGGTGCGGGCCGCGCTGCCCCTGGCCGGATCGAGCATCACGGGGTTCGCACCGCCGTCGCCCGCGGCGGCGGTGGAGGACCTCGGCACCATCCTGAGGATCGTGGGGGCGCTCGCGTGA
- a CDS encoding PspA/IM30 family protein codes for MAKQSIFGRISTLLRANINSMLDSAEDPQKMLDQLVRDYSNSIADAEAAIAETIGNLRLLERDHEEDIQEASEWGNKALAASRKADQLRTAGSTADADKFDNLAKIALQRQIGSEREARAVEPTIASQSEVVAKLKDGLNGMKQKLEQLRSKRSELLARAKTAEAQNKVHDAVKSIDVLDPTSELGRFEDKIRRQEALAQGKEELAASSLDAQFNSLDDMGELTEVETRLAELKAGTPAPAQQAIDASTAPYTP; via the coding sequence ATGGCAAAGCAGTCCATCTTCGGTCGCATCTCGACCCTCCTGAGAGCGAACATCAACTCGATGCTCGACTCCGCCGAGGATCCGCAGAAGATGCTCGACCAGCTCGTCCGCGACTACTCGAACAGCATCGCCGACGCCGAAGCTGCCATCGCTGAGACGATCGGCAACCTCCGACTTCTCGAGCGCGACCACGAGGAAGACATCCAGGAAGCGTCCGAGTGGGGCAACAAGGCCCTGGCGGCCAGCAGGAAGGCCGACCAGCTCCGCACCGCGGGGTCCACGGCCGATGCCGACAAGTTCGACAACCTGGCCAAGATCGCCCTCCAGCGCCAGATCGGCTCGGAGCGCGAAGCCCGGGCGGTCGAGCCCACGATCGCGTCGCAGAGCGAGGTTGTCGCCAAGCTCAAGGACGGCCTCAACGGCATGAAGCAGAAGCTCGAGCAGCTCCGCAGCAAGCGGAGCGAACTGCTCGCGCGCGCGAAGACCGCCGAGGCCCAGAACAAGGTCCACGACGCGGTCAAGTCCATCGACGTGCTCGATCCGACCAGCGAGCTGGGCCGGTTCGAGGACAAGATCCGACGCCAGGAGGCGCTGGCTCAGGGCAAGGAGGAGCTGGCCGCATCGAGTCTCGATGCGCAGTTCAACAGCCTCGACGACATGGGCGAGCTCACCGAGGTCGAAACTCGTCTGGCTGAGCTGAAGGCGGGCACTCCCGCTCCCGCGCAGCAGGCGATCGACGCCTCGACGGCCCCCTACACGCCGTAA
- a CDS encoding TPM domain-containing protein: MRARWAVALTTALTLMFAGAAGAASATDPVTLGAGYVLDDVGALSSAQASEAQTRLEQLKADTGIDLWVVFVDEFTDPTSSEDWANTTAEINGLGPTQYLLAIATGTRQFYLSGDSSGPVSFEQLGTIEQSVQPRLADEDWAGAVDSAAAGFADAAGGGPGSDASGGGFPTGLVIFLAIAVVAIIVIVLVVRSRRKNRKVGGAGGAGPAIEQIDGKELARRASSALVETDDAVKTSEQELGFAKAQFGDAATIEFKQALQKAHENLNTAFTLRQQLDDATADTEEQTRAWNAEIIRLCEEANAGLDDKAAAFDELRRLEQNAPESLARVKELRDTAAASIDAADAHLRTLAAGYAPEALATVADNPQQASQRIAFADEQLAAAAAAIAAGKGGEAAVSIRAAEESVGQALLLEQAIDKLGRDLAEGDRSAAELIIELEGDIATASALPDTDGRVSAAITATRQQVDGAKANLAGSARRPLQILQSLEAADAQIDGVVAGVRDAAAKAQRAQQMVGQQILQAQGQVSAAEDYITARRGAIGAAARTRLAEAGAALVQAQQLQAANPEQALQYAQRANQLASQAIEHASNDVGAFQDGGMGGMLGGLGGSGGRSGDGGGMLGAILGGIVINSMLGGGGSGRGSSGGLGGMLGGGGGGRMSPGSFGGGGTRGRRGGGRF; the protein is encoded by the coding sequence ATGCGTGCGCGATGGGCAGTGGCGCTCACGACGGCTCTCACGCTGATGTTCGCGGGCGCAGCCGGTGCCGCGTCGGCGACGGACCCCGTGACTCTCGGTGCCGGATACGTGCTCGACGATGTCGGCGCACTCTCCAGCGCCCAGGCGAGCGAAGCGCAGACCCGCCTCGAGCAGCTCAAGGCCGACACCGGGATCGACCTGTGGGTGGTGTTCGTCGACGAGTTCACCGACCCCACCAGCTCGGAGGACTGGGCGAACACCACTGCGGAGATCAACGGGCTCGGCCCGACGCAGTATCTGCTCGCGATCGCCACCGGCACCCGTCAGTTCTACCTCTCCGGCGATTCCTCCGGTCCGGTGTCCTTCGAACAGCTCGGAACGATCGAGCAGTCGGTCCAGCCGCGGCTGGCCGACGAGGACTGGGCCGGTGCCGTCGACAGCGCTGCCGCGGGATTCGCCGACGCCGCGGGCGGCGGGCCCGGCTCCGACGCTTCCGGAGGGGGTTTCCCCACGGGCCTGGTCATCTTCCTCGCGATCGCCGTCGTCGCGATCATCGTGATCGTGCTCGTGGTGCGCAGCCGACGCAAGAACAGGAAGGTCGGCGGCGCGGGCGGCGCCGGACCGGCGATCGAACAGATCGACGGAAAGGAACTGGCGCGGCGCGCCTCATCGGCACTCGTGGAGACCGACGATGCCGTCAAGACGAGCGAACAGGAGCTCGGGTTCGCCAAGGCGCAGTTCGGCGACGCCGCCACCATCGAGTTCAAGCAGGCGCTGCAGAAGGCTCATGAGAACCTCAACACGGCATTCACGCTGAGGCAGCAGCTGGATGACGCGACGGCCGACACCGAAGAGCAGACCCGTGCGTGGAACGCCGAGATCATCCGCCTGTGCGAAGAGGCCAACGCGGGCCTTGATGACAAGGCCGCCGCGTTCGACGAGCTGCGCCGGCTCGAGCAGAACGCTCCCGAGTCCCTCGCACGCGTGAAGGAACTGCGGGACACGGCCGCAGCATCCATCGACGCTGCAGATGCGCACCTGCGGACGCTGGCCGCCGGCTACGCGCCCGAGGCGCTGGCGACCGTCGCCGACAACCCTCAGCAGGCGAGCCAGCGCATCGCGTTCGCCGACGAGCAGCTCGCCGCAGCCGCCGCCGCGATCGCGGCCGGCAAAGGAGGTGAGGCCGCCGTCAGCATCCGGGCGGCGGAGGAATCCGTGGGCCAGGCCCTCCTCCTGGAGCAGGCCATCGACAAGCTCGGGCGCGACCTGGCCGAGGGCGACCGCAGCGCCGCGGAGCTGATCATCGAACTCGAGGGCGACATCGCCACGGCATCCGCTCTGCCCGATACCGACGGCCGGGTTTCCGCCGCGATCACGGCAACCCGCCAGCAGGTCGACGGCGCGAAGGCCAATCTCGCCGGCTCCGCGCGCCGCCCGCTGCAGATCCTGCAGAGCCTCGAGGCGGCCGACGCGCAGATCGACGGCGTCGTGGCCGGCGTGCGAGATGCGGCGGCCAAGGCCCAGCGCGCGCAGCAGATGGTCGGCCAGCAGATCCTTCAGGCCCAGGGTCAGGTCTCCGCCGCCGAGGACTACATCACCGCCCGGCGTGGAGCGATCGGCGCTGCGGCGCGCACGCGACTGGCCGAGGCCGGGGCGGCGCTGGTCCAAGCCCAGCAGCTGCAGGCGGCCAATCCCGAGCAGGCGCTGCAGTACGCGCAGCGCGCCAATCAGCTCGCGAGCCAGGCGATTGAACACGCCTCGAACGATGTCGGCGCATTCCAGGACGGCGGGATGGGTGGCATGCTGGGCGGGTTGGGGGGCAGCGGCGGTCGCAGCGGGGACGGCGGCGGCATGCTGGGCGCCATCCTCGGCGGCATCGTGATCAACTCCATGCTCGGCGGCGGCGGCTCGGGCCGCGGCTCATCCGGGGGGCTGGGCGGCATGCTCGGCGGAGGGGGCGGAGGCCGGATGAGTCCCGGCAGTTTCGGCGGCGGCGGCACACGCGGTCGCCGAGGGGGTGGTCGCTTCTGA
- a CDS encoding DUF3097 family protein, whose product MDDRYAADVLAAGWRDARRRPVPVLTADVDLVVEVAADGFCGAVVGVASGLVELEDRHGRHRLFPLGPGFLVDGADVVLTAPVLSTAPRTPARTASGSFAAPEARARVARASRILVEGRHDAELVEKVWGADLRAEGVVVEYLQGVDLLAETLENEPPTADRRYGVLVDHLVPGSKESRIADAVARGPHGRFVRMVGHPYVDVWQCVTPKAMGIARWPEVPRGTDIKVGTCRALGWPSETPADLGRAWQRILARVHSYRDLDPALLGRVEELIDFVTD is encoded by the coding sequence ATGGACGATCGATACGCGGCCGACGTACTGGCGGCCGGATGGCGCGATGCCCGCCGACGACCCGTTCCCGTGCTCACAGCCGACGTCGACCTGGTGGTCGAGGTCGCGGCGGACGGATTCTGCGGAGCTGTCGTCGGGGTGGCCTCCGGTCTCGTCGAGCTCGAAGACCGGCACGGGCGGCACCGGCTGTTCCCGCTCGGGCCCGGGTTCCTCGTCGACGGCGCCGATGTGGTGCTGACCGCGCCCGTCCTGTCCACCGCGCCGCGGACCCCGGCGCGGACCGCGTCCGGGTCATTCGCGGCCCCCGAAGCGCGCGCGCGAGTGGCTCGCGCGAGTCGCATCCTCGTCGAGGGACGCCACGATGCCGAGCTGGTCGAGAAGGTGTGGGGCGCGGACCTGCGCGCAGAGGGCGTGGTCGTGGAGTATCTGCAGGGTGTCGACCTGCTCGCCGAGACGCTCGAGAACGAGCCGCCGACCGCGGATCGCCGCTACGGGGTTCTGGTCGATCACCTCGTGCCCGGCTCGAAGGAATCGCGAATCGCGGATGCGGTGGCACGGGGACCGCACGGCCGTTTCGTCCGCATGGTCGGGCACCCGTACGTGGACGTCTGGCAGTGCGTGACCCCGAAGGCGATGGGCATCGCGCGCTGGCCGGAGGTTCCGCGGGGAACCGACATCAAGGTCGGGACGTGCCGGGCGCTGGGGTGGCCGTCCGAGACACCGGCGGACCTGGGCAGGGCGTGGCAGCGCATCCTCGCACGCGTTCACTCCTATCGGGACCTGGACCCGGCCCTGCTCGGCCGTGTCGAGGAGCTCATCGACTTCGTCACGGACTGA